A section of the Triticum dicoccoides isolate Atlit2015 ecotype Zavitan chromosome 7A, WEW_v2.0, whole genome shotgun sequence genome encodes:
- the LOC119334350 gene encoding OVARIAN TUMOR DOMAIN-containing deubiquitinating enzyme 1-like isoform X2 has protein sequence MVLQASQNGCKKILQKEPLSSLPHEFENEIMKDKAKKLSANYSEYRKVPGDGSCFYKSFIYSYLVQLVKVSHEEELRLLGALEPMWEKFQRLHLPGSYSDLHDAFVGFILECMEQKQKLSVSGYQEWLFQESQNEQKFANILLYL, from the exons ATGGTTTTGCAGGCATCACAAAATGGCTGCAAAAAAATTCTTCAAAAG GAACCTTTATCATCTCTACCGCATGAGTTTGAAAATGAAATTATGAAAGATAAGGCAAAA AAGCTTTCGGCTAATTACTCTGAATATCGGAAAGTACCTGGAGACGGGAGTTGCTTTTACAAATCATTCATATACTCATACCTG GTGCAGCTTGTGAAAGTATCTCACGAGGAGGAGCTACGTTTACTTGGTGCACTTGAACCTATGTGGGAGAAATTCCAAAGGCTTCATTTGCCTGGTTCATATTCAGATCTTCATGAT GCTTTTGTGGGCTTCATACTGGAATGtatggaacaaaaacaaaaactgtCAGTAAG TGGCTATCAAGAGTGGCTTTTCCAGGAGAGTCAAAATGAGCAGAAGTTTGCGAACA TACTTTTGTATCTTTGA
- the LOC119334350 gene encoding ubiquitin thioesterase otubain-like isoform X1 → MVLQASQNGCKKILQKEPLSSLPHEFENEIMKDKAKKLSANYSEYRKVPGDGSCFYKSFIYSYLVQLVKVSHEEELRLLGALEPMWEKFQRLHLPGSYSDLHDAFVGFILECMEQKQKLSVSGYQEWLFQESQNEQKFANSENIQQFS, encoded by the exons ATGGTTTTGCAGGCATCACAAAATGGCTGCAAAAAAATTCTTCAAAAG GAACCTTTATCATCTCTACCGCATGAGTTTGAAAATGAAATTATGAAAGATAAGGCAAAA AAGCTTTCGGCTAATTACTCTGAATATCGGAAAGTACCTGGAGACGGGAGTTGCTTTTACAAATCATTCATATACTCATACCTG GTGCAGCTTGTGAAAGTATCTCACGAGGAGGAGCTACGTTTACTTGGTGCACTTGAACCTATGTGGGAGAAATTCCAAAGGCTTCATTTGCCTGGTTCATATTCAGATCTTCATGAT GCTTTTGTGGGCTTCATACTGGAATGtatggaacaaaaacaaaaactgtCAGTAAG TGGCTATCAAGAGTGGCTTTTCCAGGAGAGTCAAAATGAGCAGAAGTTTGCGAACAGTGAGAATATACAACAATTTTCTTAG